A stretch of the Actinoalloteichus fjordicus genome encodes the following:
- a CDS encoding ABC transporter permease: MSDTVAPEARRAGLRLPAALSASTPVFVLLGVLLIVLAFVDIGFYEPDRLLAFIRRAAPLIILAAGQYFVMVSGGFDLSVGSIVTVGVVVAAELFNIVPDMPWPVAVLILLVAGMVVGLLNGLVSTVLAVPSFITTLGMMLILQGAVFFWTQGAPRGYLSEGYRTLGRGMVPGLPWLPWAVVVLVVIAVAAVLFMRSDTGRTLVATGDNDAAAALSGVRVHRLRVSAFVLSGLAAAMAAVLVGGFTGISAQAGNGMEFEAITAVVLGGVALGGGRGSVVAAMAGALSLQTLFTLLTMLGVSGALESTVQGVIVIAAVALGAVSWSRRRRVPNSTKERR, from the coding sequence ATGAGTGACACCGTCGCCCCCGAGGCGCGGCGGGCCGGACTCCGCCTGCCCGCCGCCCTGTCGGCGAGCACCCCGGTGTTCGTCCTGCTCGGCGTGCTGCTGATCGTGCTCGCCTTCGTCGACATCGGGTTCTACGAACCGGATCGACTGCTGGCCTTCATCCGCCGGGCCGCCCCGCTGATCATCCTGGCGGCCGGTCAGTACTTCGTCATGGTCTCCGGCGGCTTCGACCTCTCGGTGGGCTCGATCGTCACGGTGGGCGTGGTCGTCGCCGCCGAGCTGTTCAACATCGTCCCCGACATGCCGTGGCCGGTGGCGGTCCTGATCCTGCTCGTCGCGGGCATGGTCGTCGGACTCCTCAACGGCCTGGTGTCCACGGTGCTCGCGGTGCCCTCGTTCATCACCACGCTCGGGATGATGCTGATCCTCCAGGGCGCGGTGTTCTTCTGGACCCAGGGCGCCCCGCGCGGCTATCTGTCCGAGGGGTACCGCACCCTCGGCCGAGGGATGGTGCCCGGCCTGCCCTGGCTCCCGTGGGCGGTGGTCGTGCTGGTGGTCATCGCGGTGGCCGCCGTGCTGTTCATGCGCTCCGACACCGGCCGGACCCTGGTCGCCACCGGCGACAACGACGCCGCCGCCGCGCTGTCCGGCGTTCGGGTGCACCGGCTGCGGGTGTCGGCATTCGTCCTGTCCGGACTCGCGGCGGCGATGGCCGCCGTGCTCGTCGGCGGCTTCACCGGCATCTCGGCGCAGGCGGGCAACGGCATGGAGTTCGAGGCCATCACTGCCGTGGTCCTCGGCGGCGTCGCCCTCGGCGGCGGCCGAGGCTCCGTGGTGGCCGCGATGGCGGGGGCGCTGTCCCTCCAGACCCTCTTCACCCTGCTCACCATGCTCGGCGTCTCCGGTGCACTGGAGTCCACCGTGCAGGGCGTCATCGTCATCGCCGCCGTCGCCCTCGGGGCGGTCTCGTGGTCGCGGCGTCGACGCGTTCCCAACTCGACGAAGGAGAGGCGATGA
- a CDS encoding ABC transporter permease, whose amino-acid sequence MTPLSGTTAPPPLSRVAPARSRAGLADPVVLVYLALVAVYLIGWIIVGMRGGDFVTVANTVTILQNSAALGLVAIGQTYAILAGSLDLSVAYLISLVTLITAQVMEAAGIVAGVAAALLLAGLVGLGNGLIVTKLKVNAFIATLGVALILRGYLENTYTGPAGDVPTEFQRLGYDRIGPLPVSVFLVAAVATLTWFVLRRTSLGHHIYAVGGDREVARLSGVRTDRTVIAAHVLCSLCAGLAGVFLASRLGAGAPLAGTDGQYDLVSIAAVVLGGSLLAGGRGGVIGTIGGVLILSVLDNVFDQLGVDPFFKNVVRGVVIIAAVALYARQSVARRRQQDQRRSG is encoded by the coding sequence ATGACGCCCCTGAGCGGCACGACCGCTCCGCCGCCGTTATCGAGGGTCGCCCCGGCCAGATCGCGGGCGGGCCTCGCCGATCCGGTCGTGCTGGTCTACCTCGCACTCGTGGCGGTCTACCTGATCGGCTGGATCATCGTCGGCATGCGGGGCGGGGACTTCGTCACCGTCGCCAACACGGTGACCATCCTGCAGAACTCCGCCGCGCTGGGCCTGGTCGCGATCGGTCAGACCTACGCGATCCTCGCGGGTTCCCTCGATCTCTCGGTGGCCTACCTGATCAGCCTCGTCACCCTGATCACCGCGCAGGTGATGGAGGCGGCGGGCATCGTCGCGGGCGTCGCCGCCGCCCTGCTGCTGGCGGGCCTGGTCGGCCTGGGCAACGGGCTGATCGTCACGAAGCTCAAGGTCAACGCCTTCATCGCCACCCTGGGCGTGGCACTGATCCTGCGGGGCTATCTGGAGAACACCTACACCGGGCCCGCAGGCGACGTGCCCACCGAGTTCCAGCGGCTGGGCTACGACCGGATCGGGCCGCTGCCGGTGTCGGTCTTCCTCGTCGCCGCCGTCGCGACGCTCACCTGGTTCGTGCTGCGGCGTACCAGCCTCGGACATCACATCTACGCGGTCGGCGGCGACCGCGAGGTCGCCAGGCTCTCCGGCGTCCGCACCGATCGCACGGTGATCGCCGCGCACGTGCTGTGCTCCCTGTGCGCGGGCCTGGCCGGGGTCTTCCTGGCGAGCAGGCTCGGCGCGGGGGCGCCGCTGGCGGGCACCGACGGCCAGTACGACCTCGTGTCGATCGCCGCCGTGGTGCTCGGCGGCAGTCTGCTCGCGGGCGGGCGAGGCGGGGTGATCGGCACCATCGGCGGCGTCCTGATCCTCTCGGTCCTGGACAACGTCTTCGACCAGCTCGGCGTCGATCCCTTCTTCAAGAACGTCGTCCGGGGCGTGGTGATCATCGCTGCGGTGGCCCTCTACGCCAGGCAGAGCGTCGCCCGCCGCAGGCAGCAGGACCAACGGAGGTCGGGATGA
- a CDS encoding sugar ABC transporter ATP-binding protein: MRGISKSFVGVPVLTEVDLELRAGEVHAVVGENGAGKSTLMKVLAGVHEPEAGTVRIDGEQVSFAHPVEAQAAGVAIIYQELTLLADRTVAENVFLGREPRRGGLLGRITGVVDRRAMADRTAALLADIGEMSIDPHTPVRRLSVAQQQVVEIVKALAGDARIVVMDEPTAALADHEVELLYSLVRRLIERGIGILYISHRMREIFDLSDRVTVLKDGRRTACRPTDEVTADDLIRLMVGRELGDYYPDRAEPADLGPVRLRLRGAGNARLRDIDLAVRAGEIVGVAGLQGSGRSSLAHAVFGADPFTRGEMTLDDAPLRPASPRAAIRAGIGLVTEDRKAEGLALRQSIRDNALLVVRGVFTGRRRAGTVDVTELLDDLRIGARGSGQEVRLLSGGNQQKVVLAKWLAVRPGVLVLDEPTRGVDVGAKAAIHELVRDLARQGMAVLMVSSELPELIGMSDRIVVLRDGAVAGELPPGVGEEEIMRLSTGAESAA; encoded by the coding sequence ATGAGAGGAATCTCGAAGAGCTTCGTCGGCGTCCCCGTGCTGACCGAAGTGGACCTGGAGCTCCGCGCGGGCGAGGTGCACGCCGTCGTCGGTGAGAACGGGGCGGGCAAGTCCACCCTGATGAAGGTGCTCGCCGGGGTGCACGAACCGGAGGCGGGCACCGTCCGCATCGACGGCGAACAGGTCTCCTTCGCCCACCCCGTCGAGGCGCAGGCCGCGGGCGTCGCCATCATCTACCAGGAGTTGACGCTCCTGGCGGATCGCACCGTCGCCGAGAACGTCTTCCTCGGCCGCGAACCGAGGCGCGGCGGCCTGCTCGGCAGGATCACGGGCGTCGTCGATCGCCGGGCGATGGCGGACCGGACCGCCGCGCTGCTCGCCGACATCGGCGAGATGTCCATCGACCCGCACACACCGGTGCGCAGGCTCTCCGTCGCCCAGCAGCAGGTCGTCGAGATCGTCAAGGCCCTGGCGGGTGACGCACGCATCGTGGTGATGGACGAGCCCACCGCCGCGCTGGCCGATCACGAGGTCGAACTGCTGTACTCGTTAGTTCGACGGTTGATCGAACGCGGCATCGGAATCCTCTACATCTCCCACCGGATGCGGGAGATCTTCGACCTCTCCGACCGCGTGACGGTGCTCAAGGACGGCCGACGAACCGCCTGCCGACCCACCGACGAGGTCACCGCCGACGACCTGATCCGGCTGATGGTCGGTCGCGAACTCGGCGACTACTACCCGGATCGGGCGGAGCCCGCCGACCTCGGCCCCGTGCGACTGCGACTGCGCGGCGCGGGCAACGCCCGGCTGCGCGACATCGACCTGGCGGTTCGTGCGGGCGAGATCGTCGGCGTCGCCGGACTGCAGGGCTCCGGCCGCAGCTCCCTGGCACACGCCGTCTTCGGGGCGGACCCCTTCACCAGGGGCGAGATGACCCTGGACGATGCGCCGCTGCGACCGGCCTCGCCACGCGCCGCGATCCGCGCGGGCATCGGCCTGGTCACCGAGGACCGCAAGGCCGAGGGCCTGGCCCTGCGCCAGTCCATTCGGGACAACGCGCTGCTGGTGGTGCGCGGAGTGTTCACCGGCCGCCGCCGGGCCGGGACCGTGGACGTCACCGAGCTGTTGGACGACCTGCGGATCGGCGCGCGCGGCAGCGGCCAGGAGGTCCGGCTGCTCTCCGGCGGGAACCAGCAGAAGGTGGTGCTCGCCAAGTGGCTCGCCGTCCGCCCGGGGGTCCTCGTGCTGGACGAGCCGACCCGAGGCGTGGACGTCGGCGCGAAGGCCGCCATTCACGAACTCGTCCGAGACCTGGCCCGACAGGGCATGGCGGTGTTGATGGTGTCCTCGGAACTGCCGGAACTCATCGGGATGAGCGATCGGATCGTGGTGCTCAGAGACGGCGCCGTCGCGGGCGAGCTGCCTCCGGGCGTCGGTGAGGAAGAGATCATGAGACTGAGCACCGGCGCGGAGAGCGCCGCATGA
- a CDS encoding NADase-type glycan-binding domain-containing protein, translating into MRACPQCGVLNGPEETFCVACGAYLAWDTPAAADRTAGQPEPGAASTPTAAPEVPPSDPGAAGSAPADPARPGLFRRLAADPARSDRPPSVSGPSEPAPSGAGLADVPPSDPTDTTARPGTQAPPIGMPGGAPPEPGGPGPGPAVPDPAVRERAVPERAAPERAAPKSGAANPAAPNPIGQAPAAPGPVAPGLLAPDATVSDATASDSTAPKPTRRAAGASRPAPESIQPAPVQPGRAVPRRPLPADTPRTEEEFDGEPCPRCGTANPPTRSFCRRCALPLTPAPEARRGSRWSWLRLPWRGRRADGAPFGRIALLLLVVAALIIGGVLLYPLGRAAVDDVRDRLATPFPVVVVSVAGSAGADAEHPPSAVADGVSNQFWSARVGDSVELTLDGPVRLLAVIAHTGCSAEPADFACQARAAELEITAISSTGETETVDVTLADRPGPQETRTGISDVERVRVTVRGAHGATDGDPVALGEIELFARR; encoded by the coding sequence GTGCGTGCCTGCCCGCAATGCGGGGTCCTCAACGGACCCGAGGAGACGTTCTGCGTCGCCTGCGGCGCCTACCTGGCCTGGGACACCCCGGCCGCAGCGGATCGGACCGCCGGGCAGCCCGAGCCCGGTGCCGCCTCGACGCCGACGGCGGCACCCGAGGTCCCGCCTTCCGATCCGGGGGCGGCGGGCTCGGCCCCAGCGGACCCGGCGCGACCCGGACTGTTCCGGCGGCTGGCGGCGGACCCGGCTCGATCCGATCGGCCGCCGTCCGTTTCCGGGCCGTCGGAGCCTGCACCGTCGGGGGCCGGGCTCGCCGACGTGCCGCCGTCCGATCCGACCGACACCACCGCCCGGCCCGGGACGCAGGCGCCGCCGATCGGAATGCCCGGCGGCGCACCGCCGGAACCCGGCGGGCCGGGGCCGGGGCCTGCTGTGCCGGACCCTGCTGTGCGGGAACGGGCTGTGCCGGAACGCGCCGCGCCGGAACGCGCCGCGCCGAAGTCCGGTGCAGCGAATCCCGCAGCACCGAATCCCATCGGGCAGGCCCCCGCAGCGCCGGGCCCGGTGGCGCCCGGCCTCCTGGCTCCGGACGCCACTGTCTCGGACGCCACGGCCTCGGACTCCACGGCGCCGAAGCCGACCAGGCGAGCGGCCGGGGCGTCCCGCCCGGCGCCGGAGTCGATCCAGCCCGCGCCGGTGCAGCCCGGCCGAGCGGTGCCGCGCCGACCGCTGCCCGCCGACACGCCACGAACGGAGGAGGAGTTCGACGGCGAGCCGTGCCCGCGCTGCGGCACGGCGAACCCGCCCACCAGAAGCTTCTGTCGGCGCTGCGCTCTGCCGCTGACCCCGGCGCCCGAGGCGCGGCGGGGCTCGCGGTGGTCCTGGCTGCGGCTGCCCTGGCGGGGCCGCCGTGCCGACGGCGCGCCGTTCGGCCGGATCGCCCTGTTGCTGCTGGTGGTCGCCGCCCTGATCATCGGCGGCGTCCTGCTGTATCCGCTCGGGCGGGCGGCGGTCGACGACGTCCGAGACCGGCTGGCCACCCCCTTCCCCGTGGTCGTGGTGAGCGTGGCCGGCTCGGCGGGGGCGGACGCCGAGCATCCCCCGTCCGCTGTCGCCGACGGGGTCAGCAACCAGTTCTGGTCGGCGCGGGTAGGCGACTCCGTCGAGCTGACGCTGGACGGTCCGGTCCGGCTGCTGGCCGTCATCGCGCACACCGGCTGCTCGGCCGAGCCTGCGGACTTCGCCTGCCAGGCCAGGGCGGCCGAACTGGAGATCACCGCGATCAGCTCGACCGGCGAGACCGAGACCGTCGACGTCACGCTCGCGGACCGGCCTGGTCCACAGGAGACCAGGACGGGGATCAGCGACGTCGAGCGCGTGCGCGTCACGGTGCGCGGCGCCCACGGCGCGACGGACGGTGACCCGGTCGCCCTCGGGGAGATCGAGCTGTTCGCCCGACGCTGA
- a CDS encoding substrate-binding domain-containing protein, with the protein MRARIRSTLTIMSVSTLLVLGACTSEVPADTDLGTETTGADAAGESEFFVQSDYEAQMALREATPEGPDDRPWEQMIDPEMIDTSEYQQDGPHNLCFSNAGLFNSWRAVGWRTMQAEVALHPEIENFTALDGQGQDDKQISDIGSLAAQDCDALIVSPNTTATLTPAVEAACGEVPVIVFDRGVETDCPVTFISPIGGYAYGAAGAEFLRDEVEPGGSVLALRIAPGVDVLEHRWAAAERVFEDSDLEIVGVQFTEDDPATAKNIVSDYIQRTGGLDGVWMDAGATSVAVTEAFEDAGMEIPPIVGEDQQDFLQAWQDKDLTAIAPGYPTFQWRTPVIAALRILNGEEVPREWRLPQPVVTEDNLDSYLQEGMPPQHYALCGCEDLPGFPEEWGG; encoded by the coding sequence ATGAGAGCCAGAATCCGGTCGACCCTGACGATCATGTCGGTGTCGACCCTGCTCGTGCTCGGCGCGTGCACCAGCGAGGTGCCCGCCGACACCGATCTGGGCACGGAGACCACGGGAGCCGACGCGGCCGGTGAGTCGGAGTTCTTCGTCCAGTCCGACTACGAGGCCCAGATGGCGCTGCGCGAGGCCACTCCCGAGGGCCCCGACGACCGGCCCTGGGAACAGATGATCGATCCGGAGATGATCGACACCAGCGAGTATCAGCAGGACGGCCCGCACAACCTGTGCTTCTCCAACGCCGGACTGTTCAACTCCTGGCGCGCGGTCGGCTGGCGCACCATGCAGGCCGAGGTCGCCCTGCACCCGGAGATCGAGAACTTCACCGCTCTCGACGGCCAGGGCCAGGATGACAAGCAGATCTCCGACATCGGCTCGCTGGCCGCCCAGGACTGCGACGCGCTCATCGTCTCGCCGAACACCACCGCCACGCTGACCCCTGCGGTGGAGGCCGCCTGCGGCGAGGTCCCGGTCATCGTCTTCGACCGGGGAGTGGAGACGGACTGCCCGGTCACCTTCATCAGCCCCATCGGCGGCTACGCCTACGGTGCGGCGGGCGCGGAGTTCCTGCGGGACGAGGTCGAGCCCGGCGGTTCGGTGCTGGCGTTGCGGATCGCACCCGGCGTGGACGTGCTGGAGCATCGGTGGGCCGCCGCCGAGCGCGTCTTCGAGGACAGCGACCTGGAGATCGTCGGCGTCCAGTTCACCGAGGACGACCCGGCCACGGCGAAGAACATCGTCTCCGACTACATCCAGCGCACGGGCGGCCTGGACGGGGTGTGGATGGACGCGGGCGCCACGTCGGTCGCCGTCACCGAGGCCTTCGAGGACGCCGGGATGGAGATCCCGCCGATCGTCGGCGAGGACCAGCAGGACTTCCTCCAGGCCTGGCAGGACAAGGACCTGACCGCGATCGCACCCGGCTACCCGACCTTCCAGTGGCGGACGCCCGTGATCGCCGCCCTGCGGATCTTGAACGGCGAGGAGGTTCCTCGGGAATGGCGGCTGCCGCAGCCGGTCGTGACCGAGGACAACCTGGACTCCTACCTGCAGGAGGGCATGCCGCCACAGCATTACGCCCTCTGCGGGTGCGAGGACCTGCCCGGCTTCCCCGAGGAGTGGGGAGGCTGA